ATATAGTACAGAGTTGTATCGATTTACAGCAAGTGGAATGGGTATTATCCATCTTGAGTAAAGCTGGAGATGTGCCTTGGGATTTTAGTCATAAAGGTACTGATAATCTAAATGTTTTCGATATCATGTTCATGAAACAAAATTTTCAAAATATTCCACTAGCTAATATTATAAAATCATTAGCTAAATTTGAGAATATTGACTGGGCAGAGGCTAGTAACAAGATTCTAAATAGCCCAATGATTAACATGAATCTTATGAATTTGGTAGATTTTGTTAATCTTTTGCCGGAAGAAAAAGTTGATTTACTAAAAGTAGTAAAAGGCAAAACATTAATTGGTAATTTGGTTGCTCGTGTGACGTCTCTTGATGAATTTCAGAATTTAATGTTAGTTTGTCGAGATAAATTTAATATAAATCTTAATAACAAAATTGGAGTTAATGAAGATAATATTCTAACTTATTTACCAAAGCATTTATTAAATATAGCTAATCTACTGCAAGTTGCCAACAATTTAGGGATAAATATAGATTGGAAAGCTGTTAATAAAGATGGAGTTAGCTTGCTGGCTAAAATAATAGAAAAAACAGATAGCGCTTTCATTAAAGCTAATGTTGAATATTTAATGACTAATGTATTATACCAATTGCAATAATTAACGCGGTGGCCTAAAATGGATTTTTAACGGATAAAAGGTACTCAAATAGCTAAGTTAATATTGCCGCTAGGTTTTCATGATCATGATTTTATAAAAATGATGAAACATGAGCCGCATGGTCGGAATCGCATACGTTTATTGGCGATGTATCACCTTCAATTAGGCAAATCTTTTAAAGCCATATCTGCAATAGTGAAGTTGCACTGGAAAACCGTGCAATCATGGCTCAGAAGATTTAGAAATCATGGTTTTGAAGGTTTATTTGAATCACAAAGAAGCGGCGCTCCTAGGAAGATTAACACTCTACAAGAATCTGCTCTTTTTGATAAAATCAATATGCTCAGTGAAAGTGAAACTGGCGGGTATATAACCGCAAAGGAGCTACATAACATGTTGCTTGAGGAATATGGCGCTAAATGCGCTTTAAAAACAGTCTACAATACTATGCATCGCCTTGGTTTTAGCTGGATTACTTCTCGTTCAATGCATCCAAAGTCAAATCAAGAGACTCAAAATACATATAAAAAAACTTCCCAGACATGTTAACAGAATTATTACCAAAAAATATCGATAGATGTAACGTTGATATATGGTCTCAGGATGAAACTCGAGTTGGGCAACAAGGTAGCTTAACTCGTATATGGGCTAAACGCGGCACTAGACCCCGTAAAGTTCGGCAACAGCAATTCATTTCAACATACATTTACGGAGCTGCTTGCCATGATACGGGAGAATCTTTTGCATTAATTTTACCATATGCCAACACACGGGCAATGAATAAATTCTTAGAAGACCTTTCTCTCACTACTCAAAGCAACCGACATATAGCTTTACTAATGGATAATGCAGGTTGGCACACAGCCAAAAAACTAACTGTTCCAAGCAATATCACTTTGATACCGCTTCCGCCTTATGCACCAGAACTTAATGCAATGGAACAAGTTTGGGAGTGGATCAAAAATCATTTCTTGTCTAACCAATGTTACGGTGCATATGAAGATATTGTCACTATGGCTTGTTACGCTTGGAATCAACTTGCTCAGAATGTAGATTTAGTAAAATCAATTATGTATAGAGACTGGATAAATACACCGTGTTAATTATTGCAATCGGTATTAGACATTAATTGGAACGAAGGTTTAGATGCGCAAGAGAATAATTTACTATTGTTAATAGCTCAAGGCGATGAATTACAACGTTGGGATTTGGTTAAAGAGCTAATTATAAGAGTTGATGGAGATGGTAAGCTAATATTTAATGTTAATTATAAAAATCAGCAAGGTGATTCAAGTGAAAGATTAATTGATAAAGCTAAATATTTGATGGATATAGCTTCATTGGATATAAATAAACAGGCTCTTGTCGTTCAGATGCAAGAAATGATAATAGCATTACGCAATCAAGGCTCAGTTGAGCCACGAGAGTTTATTATTAAAGATAATTTAATGTTAAACAAAGATCAGATGGAAACGGCACAGAATTATCAGGCATTACCTAAACTACGTGAAAAATTGCATGCTAAGTATAATTTAAATCAAAATCAAATTACTGATGCAGTAAATGATCTGAAAGTTGCAATGGAAGTATATATTACTCAGAACTGGCAGTCTCAAGAGGATCGCAAGTTAATGCGTGAAGGAGATAATGAAGTTAGTGTTACCGGTTTAATTACTGAAGCCAATCGTTTGATCAATCTAGGACAACAGCATAAAAATGCTCAGGGTATTAACTTGAACTGGATCCCAAAAACAGAATTAGCATATCTTTGGACTTGTGCTAAAGCAAATGGGTGTGAGATTAAGTTTATGGAAGTATTCTCCGGTTTGAATGCTTGTGAATGGGGACGTTTGGTGAACTTATATATTCCACTAACTAAGGCTATTATGGGGCATGGAAATGATGCCACTGATTATACTAAGATAGTGAATGATATTTCACCAGTAGTACAACAGGAAGTTGTTGATGTTTTACTAAACAAGTTTGCAGACAATAAACCTCAGGTAACTAAAATTATTGTTGATGCTTTTCTTGATTTCATGGAATGTCGTAATGAGCTAGGGGGAATTATACCTGAACAGTGGAAAATGGAAACGCAAATGGTGATTGGCATGTTTAATCAAGTATTTACACAAAATATGTCAAAGTTTTTAAATAAACCAATGAATGGTTTGATTGAGAGTTATCATTATCAACAGTTTAATCAATATGTTATTACTGCAATAATATCTGAGCCAGAGTTGTATAAAGGTATAATGACCAATATCTTTATTGATGAAAAAATATTAATCTCAGATAATCTATTGAAAGCCTTGCTAGCTCAAAAAGAAGGTAACCCAATAGATATTATAGCAGAATTTCAAGAACAGCATGAGTTAATGTTAGATTTGCAGTTCATACCAGCAGAAAATATGTTTAAGTTTTATGATAATTTGGAAGCAAAACGGCTTTCTGTGTTAAAAGCTTTTAATAGTAGCAAGTTAAAGGTAAATATAGATTTTGAAAAGTTCATGCAAAAAGAGCTGACTGTAACTAAAATCAAAGAATTTAAACTAGCTACTGAGGCTCAGCTTGATGGGAATAATTCTTTGTTGAAAAACTTTGGTGCAGCATGGGTTTTGGATAAAGAAACCTTTAATACTATTGTTGATCAGCTTAATACCGAAGAGGTTCAGCTATTATTACCAAAGATTAATTATTGTAAACAAACACAAGAAACAACTGTTTTGTCAAAAGAAATATTGACCAAAGCAAAAGCTGTTAATAGTGAAAAGTTGATAAATCAGGTGGTAGAGAATCTTGAAGATGCTGATAAAATCATTAACGAATTCATTGGAAAATTTGGTGCTATGGATTTACGAGTATGTGTTGTAGATCAAATAATGCAGTTACTTAACACCAATAATGAGGCATTAGTGCATCGATTAGCTACTGATGAAAATATAATGATAGACTGGGTGGCTGTTATTGATCAAAATAAGCACACTTTGTTATCATACTTTTCTCATATGGAAGAAGGTAAGTATGCTCTAGATGCAATTGAAGTATATAAGCATAATGCTGAAGATTGGCAACAAACAATATCTCATAATATTGTAGAAATGGGAGGAAAAGTTGATGGCCAGTTTGGTGATGTGATTTAATAGTTAAATCGTACTTAATAGTTGGATAAGAATTTAAATTCTTATCCAACTATAGCTATCTATAATATCTTATTTTAAACTTACAACAACTCTCTCGTCACAGGCTATATCCAATAGTTGTTGCTTGGTTATAGTAAAATCGCTATCCATCCATAAAGACTTAAGCTTTGAGAGCATGGCACCTAAGACCTTACCATGAAGACCAATTTTTAATAAATCATTACCAGTAATAGGAAACAGCGGTTTTGTGGTGTTAATATGTTTTGCTATAAATTCTTTGGCAATTTCGGAGTTGCTATAACTCGTCGCTATGACTGCTGTAATATATTCTGGGTAATTGTCAAAATCTTGCCATAATTTTTTTAACATAGAATATATTGGCAGATGCTTCGATTCTTGAATTAACTTCAAGATATTTAATATTTTTTCTGAATCATGTTTGGAAAATTTGAAGTTAAGTAATTGTTGACTGGTTAAAGAGATTTCAGTATGAAACAATATGCTGTACTGAATACTTCTTGTGAGTTTAATACCAATATTTTTAGCGAAGTCTTTTCCTTTTGCTAAGGCGTCATGATCCCATGCCCATGGAAAAATATATGGTAGTATATTTTTATTATTCATTTGTTGTAGGATAGTAGGTGCATTATTTGAGTCGATTAAACGATCAATTTCTGCTTTAATTCGTTCAAAAGATAGAGTGCTTAATTTGTGCTTTAATTCAGCACAGGCTTTTAAGCCATCAGGATCAATTTGTTTAGCGTAATCACATGAGAATCTAAAAAAACGTAATATTCTTAGGTAGTCTTCCTGGATGCGTTGCTGTGGCATACCAATAAATATCACTTTTTTAGCTGATATATCCTGAATACCATTAAAATAATCATAAATAGTTTCTGTAAACGGACAGTAACTAAGTGCATTAATGGTAAAATCACGCCTTGCAGCATCCTGTCCAAAATCTGTGGTAAATACTACTTTGGCACGTCGGCCATCGCAGCTTAGATCTTGGCGTAAGGTAGTAATTTCAAAGCGCTCATTATCTATAAACGCACTAATCGTACCAAAGGCTACTCCTGTTGGTACGATCTTAATATTATTTTTTGTTGATAAAACAGACATTACCTGTTCAGGTAATAAGGTAGTATTAATATCAATATCGAAGTTCGGTTTACCAAGTATAGCGTCTCTAACACAACCACCAACTAATCTAGCAACACCACCAGTAGAGTTTAAATATGATAAGATTTGCTTGTAGTAGCTAGATTGTATAGTAAGCTGTTTATATATATACACATTTATCTGAATTACAGTAAACTCCTATCATTGCGGGCTAAATTAGAGAATATCAAATATTTTTTGCCAAGTGTTGAGTTCTAACTTTAATAGTTTTAAGGAAAATCCCAAAATATCTTGAGCATTTTTAACGGCTGCGGCAATTTCTGGCTGATCACGTTGAAATACCTCGGTTATGGTCTGCATATTTCGTTTTGATAAGGTATCATTGGCTATTGTGGCAGCTTTAAGCTTTTCCTGTTCTATACCATTCAGCGCAATTGCTTGACCAAGCAATGCAATTGCTTGATTTAAAGCATCATCTATTTCTACTAGATTAGGGAGAGGGGCTTTTAGCCTATTCATAGCTCCTATTGCTTGTGCAATTCCTGGCATACCAGCATGTATATTTCCAAATGTTACTTTACCTAACGCAGATACTTGTACTTCTATTGGATTTGGTGCAGAGCTAGTATAATTAGTTGTAACCTCACCATCAGGATCAAGATTACTGATTAGCAAGTCGCCACAAGGCTTATCTTGAGAATCAACCCCACCAAATAAATATGCACCATTGACAATTTGAGTATTTACTAGGTCTTGAATTTGTGGTAATGCAGCATTTGCCTTGTCAGTAAATGTACCGGCTGCAAGTGCATTATCAGGTATAGCTTCTCTTAAATGCGTTATTACGTTTACGATCTGAACTAGAGCAGCTCGTTCTTCTCCTAATCTTATAGTAGCTGCGGTGATGTTCAATGTATAACCAGCTATTGCAA
The genomic region above belongs to Candidatus Trichorickettsia mobilis and contains:
- a CDS encoding helix-turn-helix domain-containing protein; protein product: MPLGFHDHDFIKMMKHEPHGRNRIRLLAMYHLQLGKSFKAISAIVKLHWKTVQSWLRRFRNHGFEGLFESQRSGAPRKINTLQESALFDKINMLSESETGGYITAKELHNMLLEEYGAKCALKTVYNTMHRLGFSWITSRSMHPKSNQETQNTYKKTSQTC
- a CDS encoding IS630 family transposase — encoded protein: MLTELLPKNIDRCNVDIWSQDETRVGQQGSLTRIWAKRGTRPRKVRQQQFISTYIYGAACHDTGESFALILPYANTRAMNKFLEDLSLTTQSNRHIALLMDNAGWHTAKKLTVPSNITLIPLPPYAPELNAMEQVWEWIKNHFLSNQCYGAYEDIVTMACYAWNQLAQNVDLVKSIMYRDWINTPC
- a CDS encoding CCA tRNA nucleotidyltransferase, whose translation is MYIYKQLTIQSSYYKQILSYLNSTGGVARLVGGCVRDAILGKPNFDIDINTTLLPEQVMSVLSTKNNIKIVPTGVAFGTISAFIDNERFEITTLRQDLSCDGRRAKVVFTTDFGQDAARRDFTINALSYCPFTETIYDYFNGIQDISAKKVIFIGMPQQRIQEDYLRILRFFRFSCDYAKQIDPDGLKACAELKHKLSTLSFERIKAEIDRLIDSNNAPTILQQMNNKNILPYIFPWAWDHDALAKGKDFAKNIGIKLTRSIQYSILFHTEISLTSQQLLNFKFSKHDSEKILNILKLIQESKHLPIYSMLKKLWQDFDNYPEYITAVIATSYSNSEIAKEFIAKHINTTKPLFPITGNDLLKIGLHGKVLGAMLSKLKSLWMDSDFTITKQQLLDIACDERVVVSLK